CAATTTCAAACATTCACTCACTAAaagttaaaacttaaaaagtcTGTCTTCCATTCTAAACAAGGCAATTGAAACCATTTCTAATCAATACATCAGAGTGAACACGGCAATTCAAAACAATTACATATATTATCAAATGGACAACACAGTTGTCAAGGCAAAAGATCTATTAGAACCCAAATTGCTAATTCAGAAAAGCTAAAACGCCAACATTTAAACGCATGCAAGAAAAAtccataaacataaaaatttttgaatattcaTACACATTTGATCacacatattatttattatactcGGTACACCGTGCACATGACTAAGGCTAGGTTCATAACCGCTATGCTTCTACACAACTTTTTAGTAAACAGTTGCGAATTAAAAGCTACAacacctcaatctcaaacaaaACATAGCCTATATACTCTCTCTGTGGCATTTTATCAAGCAACTCACACACAAcctaaatttaacaaaatactGAACTGAACTGATTAATAACATACAATCAaaataatccatttaaaaaagatgAACATACAACTAAAAAGCACTAAAAATTACACGGGGTGcgtaaatttgaaaaaagaaatcaacaaGAATTCGCCTTACCTTCTTcgatatttttgttttatatttttgcttcTTCCTTCAGGGAGAGATGAGGCAGAACGAAGAAAGTCGATCCGGCTACCATACTCGGTCTTATTAAATCGTGACGACCGGGTTCGGGTTACGTAACCCGTGCCAGTTTGGGTAAAGTAAAATGACAATAGgagaaaattggaaaaatgaaacttAAACTCCAATGTTTTGGGAAATTAgccaaaaaaaatctctaatatttaaaaaatgtacaaGCCTCTGTTAATTATTGTCGTGTGTACAACAGTAAttgactttatttttattaattagatgttaaattatttaagatacaaattaaatatctcaactaaataaatacaaaaattgcTCCATTAATAAATCAGTTTAGAcgtaatattttgattataatgcaaataattaatttgccccttttgattatcaaaaaaaatatttttattttattaaataataacactTGGCAAGTGTTATTTACTTATATGTatgcattaaataaaaaaatgtaattgctattattaaatttaatataattgatatgtattaattaaataatttatataaataaataattaagataaatagtttcttaaaataactatttattttcaaaattcttaatattaaaaaatattaaaatattgacaaCAATCAGCAGCTGACATATGCAACTCCCTTATTAATTGTCACatttaacataattaatataaattatattaaaagataatcAAATTCTGCCACGtgtacttttaaaataaattaattaattacattaaaacTTCCCTATAGTCATAATAATAGGaccaaaatgaatttattattatgatgatATCATAACTTAATAGAGGTGtagttataaaaattattattttgacttgATTATTCTTAGTGCAAGTGATGCAGAGTGAAGTATGTTctacattatttattaattaatgaagcATGTCAGCTCTGGTATAGTTTTGGAAAACTATTTCATATATCTATCATCTATATAGTGTTGGAAATATTTTAAGTCATCTTATTAAAAGTCTAGATAATACATTATTGTCCCAATAACTTTTCCATTGAAACCTTCGAGTAGGGcagtgtttattttttgtttgaaatataaatggatataattttttttttgaagctTGAATGTTTATGAATAGGAATATTCGAAtgatatatttgttttattttttaaatatttgaatataagtggtatcttatttgtttttatgaataaaatcactttaaaatatggttatttgatatttatattcttgtaaataaaataaattacttctCATTCAAACTTATTTAGATAAAAGtcaaaaaagtttattttcttattcaaatgTGAATGTAGGAACATTATACATAAGtaacaaaaaacaaacaattaaattttaaaaaagatcttaaatttataaaatactagACTTAAGACGTTTAACAAACAAGGCCTACTTAAGACATTTAACAAACGAGTCCTAACTTAATTGTAGAATaacatttcatttaatttagttgAAATTGATATAAGGACacacttaagaaaaaaataaattattcattttcacTTCTTTTCTCTCATTTCTTTAACAAAACACCACcttaattaaaacttaaaagaaacaCCATAAcaatgaaagagaaaataacaataattaataaaaaaatcaaatgcaatcaaattgagaaaatacaataaatataagGAAACAAAGATTGAGATTGCAAGTGACAGCTGGCACTGACCGCAGTAGATGATATCCCCTGCTTGAATGGAAGAAAAATGCGAATAATAATAACTCGTTGATAGATAAGATGTGTCTGGGATTGAtgtgttgtaacttttaagttacagttgttaaaaaaaattataattataaaatataagctAATAAtttgtagtaaatataaatttaaaataataattttgataaaattattaaaggtttaatagattttgcatgatacaagtgaaaaatcatatcaacataactttCAAGTTACAGCAACtagtatttataaaaaatttagcactgtaattttttaagttacagctgtccaacttcaatctcaaacgcaccctaaatATTAGACAAAACATTAGAACTAGAAGTTGTAAGCTTGCTAACAGCTAATtgcataatattatttaaagtaATGACTTGTAAATATATTCGCACATGATGAAATTAACCTTTGTATTTGGTCTTAATTTTAATgcccataaaataaaataataacatgacTACAGACTTTTAAACAGAACGCATAAACTGTCATTTGTACTAAGAAGATGTGAGGGGTCCAATATTATTTGAATGGTAAAAAAAGTaacattcataaatattatttctgTTAACTAGAATACTTTTGTCCTCTGAATTTAGTCCAAGATTTCGAATAATGTAAATATAACAATACACAATTGgtttaaaaatgaaacaagatTTAGtttaaatgaaatcaaattgGCATTACCTACTCACACTCCAAATGTGAACATAATATCACTCCTTTCGCTCCAGGATTAAATCACTTTTCTGCCTATTACACAGGTATTTAACAAAGATATTTCTCTTCTACTTCACttcacaatatatatatatatatatatatatatatatctatatgtgtgtgtgtgtgtgtgtagacATATATAAAGCATATACAGGGAGCTATTCTAAGAAGTTACTGTAGGCAAGAGGCGGAACCatgtataaatttttgaaatgtaaagcaaaactaaaaacttttttaagaaaatctcCATCTTGTGATAAATTTTGAACATTCAAAACAATATGCAATGAGaacatcataataataaaaaaaattataaataccaccaaaaaaaaatggagaagaagGCCAAGAAGGAGAGCAACAAGGGCTACAAAAAAAAGGTTATATTAcaatacttttgttttattttattttgaaaaaataaaaagtctctCATATTTCATagtcaaatttcttttttcaaaatattaatttcctcgttaaaaataaaattttaaaatttatgtctttattaataatttatatgataaaaaattttataataaaatttttactacAATTAAAATGttcacaataatttttagaatacaATTAATCTCACTTCcaggaaaaatattataagatttGATCTTACACGTGCtgtattatcattattattattattattacaatttttttacccttttaaATGAAGTATGAGTCTGTGATTAGATAGATCTCCACACGTTGCAAAAACAGAACATACGTGCCACGCATGGAACAACAGGATCACATGACTCGATAACTTTCAGGGATCACAAGAGCAATAGTCACCATTCGCGAATCAAGTCCATTGACGTCTTTACCCTTGAGAAGAAATTCAACACACAGACAGAACACAGATTACAGATACGAATCTTACAAGAATATTACAACATCAAACACCATCGAACACagaactaaaataatatacaaGCAGCCACATAGAGCGCACACTTGTTTACATTGGGTTGGTGTTAAGGATGAACTTGACCATTCGAAACGCAAGAGATCATAATACGGTACCGGGCACTTTTAACTATCAGAGACCAGAGAATGAAAGCCAATTTTGAAGTTGAAGCTAAAGCAAGTCAGTTCTTCATTGTTCTTGTCCTCCATTGTCATCTTAAGTGTGTAGGAGCCCTGTAAAAACCGCAGCCAGATTAagcacccaaaaaaattatgcgtAAAGAAAACAAGATAAGTAATTGTTTGAAGGACACTGTTAGTGTTTCTTATACTGGTTGATTTTggtaataaagaaaaagtaatgAGTATATTTTTTCCCCTAACATTTTCATTAGCTATATTTATCGAACTCGGGCTGGGTGATCGAAGTTATGTTGCTATTGCTGTTACTAAGATCCTGCTGATTGGAACAAAGAGTCTAACAAAAACAGGAGAAGTTGCATATGCAACAACATTGTATCATTAGTTAACCATCTGCAAGCTAATCGTTAATCTAAAGAAATGGGCCAGACAAGGAGAAGccagataaatttttaattagaacTGCAAGaagaaactttttaattttttataaatgcaAACTACCCCcggcccccccccccccccccccccccccgggcgggaaaaaaaaaacacgatGATGAAAGAGGTTCTATTTCTAATATAAGATGTGTAAGTGCAACAATTATATATGCACTTTTGTCATACGTTGCCTAATGCAGCATTTCCAGATGAAACAGATGATGCCAAAATGAAAGACCTtgtgaaagtaaatttaaattaaaaggaaaattcaaCTTGATATAAAAGATGTCTATAATAATCTTGCTAGgcccaattaaaaaattaaaaaattgagaggCACATGTCACCCTCATTAGTTTCTACTCTAACCATAAATGTCTACGGCAAAAGAACttcataaacttaaaaaagcagaaaaataatttttgccGTCATTTCATTTCTCCCTTCTGTCTCGGGAAACCAATTGCAGCAAAGATAAATAATAGAGTAGAAAAGAAGGATTGAGCTATAAACCAAAAGGGGAAAAATACGTTAAGGGAAAAATGGAACAATCAGCGACTGAAAGATTTTTCTTGTGATAAATCTGAGTGGGACTTAAAACCAACATAACCTTACTCCACGCCACCACTTTACCACCAGCGCCAAGGCCCAAGGCCTATCAGTAATGTGAGTGTACAATTAATTTGGgtgtttcaatttttcattagAAAGTCTTCACTTAAAAAGTTTGTGAGTGTCCAAGGTCGGTCTAAAAGCTCATGAATATAAATACTGGTGAAGTGAAACTTACCGGAGGAGTGAAACTAGGCAGAGTCTGGGTGTGGGACAGTACAAAGTCTCCTGCTGCAATGGGACACGATACCTCCTCACAAACGTCACGGGTTTCTTGATGGACAGGTACCCCAAAGTAAGCAACATTTATCACCACTTTCCCACCATAGACAGCTTGACCTATATaaaaatgcaaacaaaacagCTTTGATGAAACTCCAACAATCACATCAAGGAATTGTAATCACAAAAAGCAGCCTCATAAACCAACTAATCCATGCAATAAGAagctggaaaaaaaaaaaaggatcgaGAATGCTGTGGTTCTCCAGATGTGAAAAATCTTTATCCGATGCATCAAAGAGCCCCAACCAACAGTTTGGAATTCTCAAATTGAATATGATTTACCAAAATCTGAACTCAAACAATCTACAGCTTCATACAGGAAACCATGGTCGAGACCAGCTACCAAGCAAGCAGGGTCTGCTGGTTGATTATGCAGATTGAACCAAAACCTAGCAACAGAACTTGTGTAGACCAGCAACGGTTCCACATCTAACTAGGACAAGAGATTTTCAATGTTACTATAATAATATGTAACATTTTAGCCGGGATCTTTTGGTCTTTCGCAGTTTACAGTCAAGAACCCTCAATTAGAATAGATGTCGCGACCGAATAAATCTCCCCACACATACCGATCATCACAATCACTCATCTACATCTCTCATTTCCTCAAATATTATCTTTCGGATATGCACTTTTCCTAAGCAACGCTTAAGGGTCTAACAAGGCAATATAATACCTAATACTGAGCCGAAGGGTCTAGCAAAGCActaaaatgagtaaattaagcaaataaattaaatcaacaaCATTGGCAAAAGATTATAAAACAAAGAGAATTTGAAATTACCTGTAACAGCTGAGATGTTAAAGGTGGCTGGCTTGCCTGTGACTACGGGATCAGGAATTATCTTAACTTGCTGAATCGTTACAGCGTAGTTTTTCTTCTTATCtgcaaacaaaaaacttcaattaaaGTGAACCCAGAACTTAAAACTTCAAAAGAAACAGCAAAATgcaatcaaattgaaaaactaaGTGAAGAAACAAAGACTGAGATTTGAAGTAACCGACACTGACCGCAGTATTTGACACCTATGGCTTGAGTGGAAGAAActagaagaagaaaacaagcGAACAGCATCAACTGACGGTCCATGGCTTCAGCGAAGATGATGAAgtgacgacgacgacgacgacgacttGAGAGTTGCAGCAACGGGAGTAAGCAAACGAGTGCCCTTAAGTAATGATAATGATATGATGAGACAAAAGCCCAGGATCTCATAAATAAAGGGTCTTGCTTGAAGCAACATGACTTGGCCATCTGTATTGTtggaaaaagtaaaaataaaaaataaaaatttgtggtGGGTGCATTGCTtacaaaattaagattaaaatCGTCTTCGgataatttgagttttttatttaaatgtttatttttttaagcaatAATGATaggtataatttaatttttatatttatatttattaatcattaatccttatttaaattttttacttaatataaaattaaaattaggagAGAAtctgattaaaaatttttttatcataagaTAAGGTTGTACGTccgaattttttttaatgtacttTGTTGAGAGATCGGTTGGGCAGGTGGTGTTACAGTTTCTTACcaaaattgacaaaaattgTTAGGGGTTGAAACGGAAAGTTGGTTTGAAGAGTTTGCAAATGGGTTTGAAGTTAATTGAAAGTTGATTGGAAACTGAGTTTGGTTGTCTTGATTCTGTGGGTCACAAGACATTTGGGCCGCCAAACGAAATGACCCAAGTTTtgtttattgtgttttttttgttaagtAGAGCCAATTATAATTgatgttttattaattgaatttttataagtagaatttttacaaaagaaaatttaatttttcgaTTGTCAACAAGagttcttattaaaaattataaaattatattaataaataagtttttaaagttatgtaataaaataaatgaaataggaatataaaataagtaatgggtattttaaacaatttaatttttttaaaaagaattcttgaACATCTACTCTTaagaagttgaaaatttgagcttttattaatagagagaaaactttttcaatctccaaaaaaactctactcaaaataaaactaaacaacaatgaaaactttgaaaagaaCTTTTACGATTAAATAAGTCATATTAGATAGGCACTAATAGGATTTGGCAAAGTTCGAATGTCAATTACTAATTGAGATGACTATATATTTGTAGAGTTTTGAAATCTAAGcaggtaaaataaaaagattgaGAAGAACGAATATTTGCAAGTGTCTTCATTGTAacgatctttttttttcctagaaaataattttcagtCTCCTTCACTAGCATGGGTGTAATAAATAGTTTGGAAGAAGGATAAAACGTGTGTTGCGTGGGTGCAAAAATTAGAATGCATTTTTTCATGCAGTAATTTTTgttaggggtaaaattgtaaacagcaaaacatgggtttttataaTAGGGATTATTATTAGTGCGTTAATAGCACAACTCCAATTTCTCTTTTCATTCCAACCGTCCAATTTATTAtaaccattaataaaaagCAGTTAGACATTATAATCAAAGGGTATACTtatctcaaaaacaatttatgTGCTCATTTACAAAACAAGAGATCTCCGTGACTATATTCCTCTCCTGATCTGAGTATTACTGAGCTTTTAAGGATTTTTTGTTCTGTATTTTTTAGTGGTAGTGTatggataaattttaattttttttacttttttatttattaataaccaatcaaaaattaagttatttactcaggacatgattaaattaagaaagaatCCTGATCCAATCACCGAATCATGAGTgtcatccttttttttaaaataatattaaattaggaGAAAAATTCTCACTCACTAGTAAATAACTCTTGCCAATATTATCGTTTAGAGTCATGTGATTGTGAGGCCATCCACATCCAGTTGGGTAATATTAATAGTACAGTAACAATgtacattatttattatcttttaactaTATACAGACAAGTTATTTTATCTACTCACATTTAATTTAGGgataatcttttaaaaaaataattaattaattaatttaacgcttttgccaaatttcagggagaaaattaaaaatacgtGGTGGACTGGAGAATATAAAACACAATACAAGGGACTGAACTGCTATAATGCtgcaaattttataaagaaatttcAAGAGTTTCGATTTACAAGGAGTAAAGGAATAGGTGGTAATTGAAACTCCAATTAACACTCAATGTGGTGACGTCTAGTATTTACTCATAAAAGTAAGGGGAATGCGACTTATTTACTTCAAGTTCAAGGATCAAAAGAGCCATAATCACCATTCATGAATCACGTCTATTGACATCTTTACCCTTGAGAAGCAATGCAACACACAGATGTGATTCTTGCAAGAATATTACAGCATCAAAGACCACTGAACACAGAACTAAAAATATACTAGCAGCCGCATAGAGCACACGTTTTTTTACCTTCTCATTCTGCCATGTTAAGGATGTACTTGACACTCGAAACGTGAGGGATCATAGTCCTGTAGCAGGGACTTCTAGTTTTAGTTCTCAGACACCAGAGCACCAAAaccaattttgaatttgaagctAAAGCAAGTCAGCTGGTAACCGTTCTTGCCTATCATTTTCATCTTAAGCGTGTAGACCCCCTGTAGAAATCATAGCCAGACATAAATGCCATTTGCTAATACATTTCGTATTGCAGAGGAAACAAATGATGCCAAAACGAAACACCTTGCGAAATAAgtaagtttaaattaaaaggaCAAAAATGACCAGATATACAAGATGTCTAAAACATTCTTGCTAGGCTGAGAaccaaaatttagaattatgATTGGCAATTATAACTTATCACCCTCATTAGTTTCTACTCTGACAACCAAAGACCTTCATATACAACTTaaaaagcagaaaaagaaatttttgtaGTCATTTTAATCTCCTTTCTGTCTCTAAGAACCAATAGCAGCAAAGGAGAGACTAAGTACAAAAGAAGGCTAACAAGGGGCAGCAACATGTGTAGGGACTGAGAAAATGAAACAATCAGCAACTggaagatttttattttcataaatctgAATGGAACCTAAACATATATAGCCCCACTCCATACCACCCCTTTAACACCTGCAACGAGGACCAAGGCCTATCAGTTAGTGTCAGCGCACAATTGCTTTGGTGCTCaatatttaattagaaatgtctttatttaaaaagtttgagTGTGGCCAAGGTTGGTCTAAAAGCTCACGAGTATTAATCCCCGTCAAGTGAACTTACTGGAGGAGTGTAACCAGGCAGAGTCTCAGCGTGGGACAGCACAAAGTTTCCTGCTTCGATGGGACAAGATACCTCTTCACAAATGTCATGGGTTTCAGAATGGACACGAATCCCAAAGTACCTAACTTCTATCATAACTTTCCCACCAGAGACAGATCGATCTGTACAAAAGGCAAACAGAACAGTGATTGATGAAACCCCGACAATCAAGTCAAGGAACTGTAATCACAAAAGCGGCCTCATAAACATGTACCAATCCAAGCAAGAAGAAGCCGTAAAATAAGAGAATGGATGGAGAATGCCAAGGCTGCTCCAGATGTAAAAAATCTTTATCTGATGCATCAAAGAGCCCCAACTGACAGTTCTGAACTCAGATTACAATCTTAAAGCATCATGTCATGAAACTAAGTGGATGCTTGAGAAATGAAAGGTCATAAACCATGTTTGAGACTCAAGACCAGCTGGGAAGCAGGGTCTGCCTATCAATTATGCAGTTTGAACCCACCAAACAATCCACTTAGACTTGAAAAGATCCTAAATCTAACTAGTTACTACAACGAGAGTTTGCCATTGTTACTATAGAacgcaaaattttaattgagattttttgGTCTTTCGCAATTTACAGTCAAGAACCATCAATTAGAATAATCTTACTAGTTACCACATATACCCATTATCATAATCACTCATTCATCtgtattattatatttgcATTCCATCATTTCTACTAAATTTACCTTCTgtattttcaaaacaaaaaaaaaattgctgaCGAATATTAAGATCTTGGTATGCAATTTTCCTACGCACAGCTCATTTTCAAAGCATGGCCCACTTTCTATTTCTTCACAAATGTGCTCAATAATAAATTCCGAGCTTAAGGGTCTAAGAAAGCACTACAAAAATTTGCGtaaattaagcaaataaataaaataaacaagattGACAAAGCTTAAAACAAAGGGAATTGAAATTACCTGTAACAGCTGAGATGTTAAAGATGGCTGGCTTGCCTGTGACTACAGGGTCAGGAATTATCTTAATTTGTTGAACCTTTACAGGgaaattttcttcatcatctgTAAACAAAAACCTCAATTAAAGTAAACCCAGAATTTAAAACGAACTTGAAAATCCAATCAAATGAaggaggagaaaaaaaaaaggaaacaaagacTGAGATTGAAGAAACTGACACTGACCGCAGTATGTGAAATCTATGGCTTGAATGGAAGAAACCAGAACATAAAAAGtgaacaataataacaactgACGGTTCATGGCTTCAGCGAAGATGACGATGATGACTTGAAAGCTGCAGGCCTGCAGCTAGTGAGTAAACGAGTGTCCTGATGATCATGAAAAGGAGACAAAAGCCCGCATCTAAAATAAACCGTTAATTAAGGGAGGTACGATACTTTTAGCCAGTGTTTACTTTCAAGAATGGGAGTGCAGCCAGTGTTTACTTTTAAGAATGAGGAGTGTGGAGAGTAGGTTCTCCTActctaatatttatttactttaaaaaattgaggAGTGAGAGTAAAAATTTATGgattttatctaattttagAATGGGGAGTGGGATTTCCACTCTCatgggagaggtgggagtgggaatccactctcCCTCTTctcattttatccttataaaaataaataaataaataatatcatatttaataaaataaataatatcatatttattaaaaataataattatatcatatttgttttattaaatttaatagataaaaataaataaatattatatttaaattaataatattaaacattaattttaataaatattaattatttatttaattaataataataaatattttattctaaaaaaatattaattttgtactatattatcaataataatatttcatttgtgttgctattattaataatttttattcacataatttaaattaaaattaataaaaaattatgatttacataattaagaatattagtaattattattaatttataaatataataaaa
This window of the Citrus sinensis cultivar Valencia sweet orange chromosome 8, DVS_A1.0, whole genome shotgun sequence genome carries:
- the LOC102625954 gene encoding uncharacterized protein LOC102625954, translating into MDRQLMLFACFLLLVSSTQAIGVKYCDKKKNYAVTIQQVKIIPDPVVTGKPATFNISAVTGQAVYGGKVVINVAYFGVPVHQETRDVCEEVSCPIAAGDFVLSHTQTLPSFTPPGSYTLKMTMEDKNNEELTCFSFNFKIGFHSLVSDS
- the LOC102626243 gene encoding uncharacterized protein LOC102626243, coding for MNRQLLLLFTFYVLVSSIQAIDFTYCDDEENFPVKVQQIKIIPDPVVTGKPAIFNISAVTDRSVSGGKVMIEVRYFGIRVHSETHDICEEVSCPIEAGNFVLSHAETLPGYTPPGVYTLKMKMIGKNGYQLTCFSFKFKIGFGALVSEN